The Sporolituus thermophilus DSM 23256 genome includes a region encoding these proteins:
- a CDS encoding MASE3 domain-containing protein: MEDGITIGQNVATAPKWLINSTKTGAALLLLILLSAYISFTNYLLFHSLIELFSVIIAFSVFIIAVNTHKIATNNYFMFVGIAYGFVGGFNLLHALAYKGMGIFASGGANLATQLWVITRYIESVSLLIAPLFFYRPLRLTAVLAAYTAVSGLLLLSVFYWQIFPDCFIDSHGLTFFKKLSEYIICVILLLAFEVTWSHKKYYHPTVLPFLLLVFLTTIMAELCFTFYVDVYGLSNMFGHLFKFASFYFTYKAMVATNLQEPHKLLYYKLGAAKQEIEERKQAEQVLQAYIEELKQTKSVLREKEKLVFAGQIAASMAHEIKNPLTTVRGYAQLLQKRYNHDQKLVDCMASIIAEVDQASSVIDGFMQLACPTPPVTKKQALGAIVEEIIGAIDRQAFLHGIEIEYYCYEKLPECLLDKNQIRQALLNICQNAIEAMPGGGKLGLRLGRAGNAVCVEIADTGCGIPAEQLPNLGVPFYTSKVNRTGMGLSIAYSIINAHKGRIEVDSQVGQGTTFRILVPAVSV, translated from the coding sequence ATGGAAGACGGTATAACCATCGGACAAAATGTGGCAACGGCGCCAAAGTGGCTAATAAATTCGACTAAAACGGGCGCCGCATTACTTTTGTTAATTTTACTATCGGCCTATATCAGTTTTACAAACTACTTGCTATTTCACAGTCTTATCGAGCTATTCTCGGTTATCATCGCGTTCAGTGTCTTTATCATTGCGGTAAATACACATAAAATTGCGACAAACAATTATTTTATGTTTGTCGGCATTGCCTATGGTTTTGTGGGCGGTTTTAATTTACTCCATGCCTTGGCTTACAAAGGAATGGGTATCTTTGCCTCGGGCGGCGCCAACCTTGCTACGCAGCTCTGGGTTATCACCAGATATATCGAAAGCGTATCCTTGTTAATAGCCCCTCTCTTCTTTTACCGGCCCCTGCGGCTAACTGCGGTTCTCGCAGCCTACACAGCAGTTTCGGGTTTGTTGCTTTTATCCGTTTTTTATTGGCAAATATTTCCTGATTGTTTTATTGACTCGCATGGGCTTACGTTTTTTAAGAAGCTAAGCGAATATATCATTTGCGTAATTCTGTTATTGGCCTTCGAGGTGACCTGGTCGCACAAAAAGTATTATCATCCAACGGTACTGCCGTTTTTACTGCTGGTGTTTTTAACAACAATAATGGCTGAGCTTTGTTTTACTTTTTATGTTGATGTCTATGGCCTTTCAAATATGTTTGGTCATCTCTTTAAGTTTGCGTCGTTCTATTTTACGTATAAAGCCATGGTTGCCACCAACTTGCAAGAACCCCATAAACTTCTCTATTATAAGTTAGGAGCGGCCAAGCAAGAAATTGAAGAACGCAAACAAGCCGAGCAGGTCTTACAGGCCTATATTGAAGAGCTGAAACAGACTAAAAGCGTATTACGGGAAAAAGAAAAATTGGTGTTTGCCGGCCAGATAGCTGCCAGCATGGCCCATGAAATAAAAAACCCGTTAACTACGGTTCGCGGGTATGCCCAGCTTTTGCAGAAAAGATATAATCACGACCAAAAACTTGTCGATTGCATGGCTTCCATTATCGCCGAAGTCGATCAGGCCAGCAGTGTCATCGACGGATTTATGCAACTGGCCTGTCCAACGCCGCCGGTGACGAAAAAACAAGCGCTCGGCGCTATCGTTGAGGAAATTATTGGCGCGATTGACCGGCAGGCATTTTTGCATGGCATTGAAATAGAGTATTACTGTTATGAAAAGCTGCCCGAATGCTTATTGGACAAAAACCAAATCAGGCAAGCTTTATTAAATATTTGTCAAAATGCAATCGAAGCAATGCCGGGCGGCGGGAAACTCGGGCTCCGGCTTGGCAGGGCCGGAAACGCAGTTTGTGTGGAGATTGCCGATACCGGTTGCGGCATTCCGGCCGAACAGTTGCCCAACCTCGGGGTACCTTTTTATACATCAAAAGTGAACCGCACCGGTATGGGGCTTAGCATCGCTTATTCGATTATTAATGCTCATAAGGGGCGGATCGAGGTCGACAGTCAGGTGGGGCAGGGTACCACTTTCCGCATTCTTGTTCCTGCGGTTTCGGTTTAA
- the smpB gene encoding SsrA-binding protein SmpB, with the protein MDKGSKIKIVAENRKARHDFHIHETYEAGIVLTGTEVKSLRAGKANLKDSYARIENAEVMLHNMHISPYEQGNRFNHEPLRTRKLLLHRYEINKLIGKTKEKGFTLVPLKIYFTRGKAKVELAVATGKKLYDKREDMAERDAKREMDRALREKQKY; encoded by the coding sequence ATGGACAAGGGGTCGAAAATTAAAATCGTTGCTGAAAACCGCAAGGCGCGGCATGACTTTCATATTCACGAAACTTACGAGGCCGGCATTGTACTGACCGGTACGGAAGTTAAATCGCTGCGGGCTGGCAAAGCCAATTTGAAGGACAGCTATGCCCGCATCGAAAATGCAGAGGTCATGCTGCATAACATGCACATCAGCCCCTACGAGCAGGGGAACCGCTTCAATCACGAGCCGCTGCGCACCCGCAAGCTGCTCCTGCATCGGTATGAGATAAATAAGCTTATCGGCAAGACCAAAGAGAAAGGGTTTACCCTTGTTCCGCTGAAGATTTACTTTACCCGGGGCAAAGCCAAGGTTGAACTGGCTGTTGCTACCGGCAAAAAGCTTTATGACAAGCGGGAGGATATGGCCGAACGGGATGCCAAGCGCGAAATGGACCGGGCGCTGCGGGAAAAACAAAAATATTAA